TATAGCTCACACAAAACACAGAACGCCCTCTTCAACTCTGCCCTGCGGCAATCCACATCGATTCGCAAAGATTTAGACCAGTTTGCTGATAGCGCATCGCCCTCGCCTCAGCTACAAGCCCAACTCAATGCCTCCTTAGCAACCTTCACACGCACCGTCGACGACTATGGCAAGCTTGCAAAGCAGGAACCAGTGCAGACAAAACAGGAAAAGGCCTTCGAGAGACTGAAAAACTTCCGGGCCGAGCTTGAGGAATACAGGGAAAGCTTCAAGCGGATAAAGAGCGCAAACGAAGACGTTGTATGCTTGGCCCGTCACACTCGAATTGTTATGGCAAGCGCAGCAATGCTAACAGCGGACCCAGCGAACAACAGAGGCGCGAACGGAGCTACTTGGCCGGCGCCCGCACCATACCGCTACACCAGAAAATCCCTACGCGCAATCGAACATCAACGCCAGCGCACACTCTGCCTTTGCGCCATCACAGCCCTTTAACCCCAACGCACCCTACCGACCAAACCCATATTCAGCTGGTGCGTCACAAGGAGGCGACTACGATAGGGAAGGTCATGTGCTGCGCGAGAACACGTTCTTCAATCAAACATCGAATCAGTTGGACGAGTTTCTTGACCGAGGACGATCAGTGCTGGGCGATCTGGGACAGCAGAGAGAGATGCTCAAGGGCACACAGAAGAGGCTCTATAGTGTGGCAAATACACTAGGCATCAGCGGTGACACAATCCGCATGGTCGAGCGAAGAGCGAAGCAGGATAAGTGGATATTCTACGGTGGCGTAGTTGTCTTCTTCCTATTCTGCTGGCTGGTGATACACTACCTGCGATGAAGAACAAAAAGCAACTGAACAGATGGACTATGTACATCTCAAGCCTAGTCAAGTGAAAGGGCGCATCTGTAAATGTTGTCAAAGTTAGCGAGGCGTATGGCGCATGGATGTCGACACGACAGCAAACGAAGGTATTCCTCTGTGAGGCACAAGCGTCACGGATCACATTCACATCGATATACGAAGTCGAGCACAACTGATGTAAGTATAAGTTTTGTCGTTACCACGTCCAAGGTTTGTGTGACTGACCATAACGTGCCAGGTACGCTATTGCATCCATCATTGGTGTGAGAGTTGTATTCAGCCCTTATTCCTCGATGATCGACAACAGGTATTCGAGCAGCACTATATATTGTCATCCTTCATGAAGCAGCGGTGATGCACACTGATGAAAAGAGTATAGAACGCAGCGGACCCACATATCATCAATAAGCTTCCACAGGTACAAGAGTCTGTTTGGAGTGAGATAGAAGCCGAAAGCTTCAGAGAATGGTTGCCTGCTTGTGTTCCTCTCCCAATCTCTGCAGTGAGGACCTGAGTCTTCATCGCCATCTATGCACGAAAACATTTCGAGATTAACACTCGGTCACCTCTCCATAGCAAAACAGCGTCAAAAAAATCTTCCTCTGTCTGCGTCTCACTACTGTCATTAAGGATCGAACGCTGCCATCGATAATGTGCAGTCGCAGAGCCTTTATTGACGATATCGTATATCGTCCATATCGCGCCTCAGTCTGTTCAGCTCGAATGCGTGCATTTGCTGTTGCAGGTGGAGCCCAGCCACCCCGTGTCTTGGAGAGATCATCGGAGTGTTGTAAACCGTGCGTGGGTACGGCGGTATGTCGACCGTGAATGGTCTCCGTAACGGGGGTACCGACAACCTTCGCGGAGGTAAGTCGTGAGGAGCGATCACCTGAAGTTGGTCTCGGCCGCGGCCATGGTCATGGCGGTTCATTTCGTTGAAGAACCTGAGCATGTCCATGATCCATGAGTGGTGCGGGCCAGGCCTTCGCCATTCTTCGAACAGTGGAGGACCAAGCTTTGCAATTCGCCCGAACGCATCGTTCAGTCTGTCATCAGAAACAAGGCTCTCTAGTTGTTGAAGTGCGAGACACCACTCGGTTAATAGGAACGACTTTTCTCCGTCGAGGATATTACTCTCTGCCCTGACAAAGAATCGCAACAGGACCCCAGCGAGCTCCTTTGAGCCCAAGCGACGTGCTACAAAGCAGAATGTCAGAAATCTCGATCGGCTGCGATACAGGCCTTGGCTTCCGTTCGAATCCAGATCCTTTGCTAACGCCCTCTTCATTATGTTCATCAGTTGATCTTCGCGAGCATCACCGAAATGGTGCGATGCTCTTGAGAGAGACAAGCTATTTAATTCTTCCAATCCTTGCCTGATGTCTGATTCCGAGAGATAGATCTCACGACTTCGCAGCTCGTGGGTGATGTAGTTGATAATGTCGCCGTTGTCAATTTCGTCCACCCAATCATTCCAATCCTCGTATCCCGACAAGCGCGACGAAGGCATCTCGTGACCTTTGCCAACAATTGTTTCAGTTGATTGATATCAACAGTTTGTTCCGTACTTGCGGGAAAAAGGGGCGAGAGGCAGGTCTCAGGCTTTTAATGGTGACAGCTTGAAACTGATGCGGTAGGTAGGGTTGGAAGCGTCAAGTTGTGTTTACTCAAGCTTACAAGAAGACCGAAAATGGAAATTCGCAGCATACAGATTCTATATGCTTCCTCACTGATCAGCCGGGCTATTTTGCAGAGAACTTGGGTGTCACCGCCTTGGGTTTTTGAGTCGGTTGCACCAAAAAGTTTGCTCTCTGCAACCGGTGTGCACTTTCAGATTACAAGCTGGGTGGATCAAACCAAGTTTTGTCCCACGTTTGTTTGTGGCCAGAGCCATGCCAGCCAGGTCACTGCCATGGCCTCCTGATCATAAGAACAATGTTATTTGCCAAGGATAACAGCAACCCGTGATCCCCGGTAAGTACCACTCTGACACAATGTCTTATCGGTTTTGTTGTGATGATCATCTAGTACTTGACTCCAAAGTTTGAGTGTGTCCCAAATGAACACGTTCCACAGTGAGTGGCTCCTGTGGAACTCCTCTGTCCATGACAAGCGTCATTGCATAGCCTAGAACTGAATAGTATCTATGAAATTGCTGACCTTTGGACTCACAAACGAGATTCGATGC
The window above is part of the Ascochyta rabiei chromosome 1, complete sequence genome. Proteins encoded here:
- a CDS encoding protein transport protein bos1 produces the protein MCQHRNSAYKAAATRKEQHRSPSSSAFSEYNKDSKRSVCAKLAQWFVWPITSVLVYSSHKTQNALFNSALRQSTSIRKDLDQFADSASPSPQLQAQLNASLATFTRTVDDYGKLAKQEPVQTKQEKAFERLKNFRAELEEYRESFKRIKSANEDVRTTEARTELLGRRPHHTATPENPYAQSNINASAHSAFAPSQPFNPNAPYRPNPYSAGASQGGDYDREGHVLRENTFFNQTSNQLDEFLDRGRSVLGDLGQQREMLKGTQKRLYSVANTLGISGDTIRMVERRAKQDKWIFYGGVVVFFLFCWLVIHYLR